Proteins encoded together in one Campylobacter concisus window:
- a CDS encoding exodeoxyribonuclease III — translation MKLISWNVNGLRAVVAKDGFGWLDEVRPDFLGLQEIKVKEDDVPKEIYNLGFKDISVNSGARAGYSGVMSLAKFDVQTQKAAFFDDTEGRVLEHRFDDIVLFNIYFPNGQKDDERLAFKMDFYEKFLAYCKELVKSGKEVIFCGDVNTAHREIDLKNPKANAKTSGFLPIERAWIDEVLKSGFIDTFRAANGDVADAYSWWSYRFNARAKNVGWRIDYFFISQGLKDRLKDAFILPEIVGSDHCPVGIEIEI, via the coding sequence TTGAAACTTATTAGTTGGAATGTAAATGGGCTGCGCGCAGTCGTGGCAAAAGATGGCTTTGGCTGGCTTGATGAGGTTAGGCCTGATTTTTTGGGACTTCAAGAGATCAAGGTCAAAGAAGATGACGTGCCAAAAGAAATTTACAACCTTGGTTTTAAAGATATAAGTGTCAACTCAGGCGCAAGGGCTGGCTACTCTGGCGTGATGAGCCTTGCTAAATTTGACGTGCAAACGCAAAAAGCGGCCTTTTTTGACGACACGGAGGGGCGAGTTTTGGAGCATAGATTTGATGATATCGTGCTTTTTAACATCTACTTTCCAAACGGCCAAAAGGACGACGAGAGGCTGGCATTCAAAATGGACTTTTACGAGAAATTTCTAGCTTATTGCAAAGAGCTTGTAAAAAGCGGCAAAGAGGTGATATTTTGCGGTGATGTAAATACCGCTCACCGCGAGATCGACCTGAAAAATCCAAAGGCAAATGCCAAAACTTCTGGCTTTTTGCCTATCGAGCGCGCGTGGATAGATGAGGTGCTAAAAAGTGGCTTTATAGATACCTTTAGAGCTGCAAATGGCGATGTGGCGGACGCTTACTCGTGGTGGAGCTACCGCTTTAACGCAAGGGCGAAAAACGTAGGCTGGAGGATTGATTATTTCTTCATTTCACAAGGGCTAAAAGATAGGCTAAAAGACGCCTTTATCCTGCCAGAGATCGTTGGTAGCGACCACTGCCCAGTTGGCATAGAGATAGAAATTTAG
- a CDS encoding metal ABC transporter ATP-binding protein: MKDIIKIRNLNFSYDKQVVLEDINLDYSSDEFLAIIGPNGGGKSTLLKLILGLLKPQSGEIKLFGKEPSEVSKFIGYVPQNFLSNQSFPMMVLEVVLMGLIDKKIFGFYSKDEKALALSALEKVGMREFANARIGELSGGQRQRVYIARALCANAKVLILDEPTASIDTKGQAEIYEILKGINANGVGVVLVSHDLNIVLNYATKIAYVSKNLHIHKTHENLAKREFIEHLARTHSHFCDVEIALGECGCEKTKSNVFKF, encoded by the coding sequence TTGAAAGATATTATAAAAATTAGAAATTTAAACTTTAGCTACGATAAACAAGTCGTTTTAGAGGACATAAATTTAGACTATAGTAGCGATGAGTTTTTAGCGATAATTGGTCCAAATGGCGGGGGCAAAAGCACGCTTTTAAAGCTCATTTTGGGTCTGCTTAAGCCTCAAAGTGGCGAGATCAAGCTCTTTGGTAAAGAGCCAAGCGAGGTTAGTAAATTTATAGGCTACGTACCGCAAAATTTCCTCTCAAATCAAAGCTTTCCGATGATGGTTTTAGAAGTCGTTTTAATGGGGCTAATCGATAAAAAAATCTTTGGTTTTTACTCAAAAGATGAAAAAGCCCTAGCGCTAAGTGCCCTTGAGAAGGTCGGCATGAGGGAGTTTGCAAACGCAAGGATCGGCGAGCTAAGCGGCGGTCAAAGGCAGCGCGTCTATATCGCTAGAGCGCTTTGCGCAAATGCAAAAGTGCTCATCCTAGACGAGCCAACAGCAAGCATCGACACAAAGGGGCAGGCTGAAATTTATGAAATTTTAAAGGGCATAAATGCAAATGGCGTGGGCGTGGTTTTGGTAAGTCACGACCTAAATATCGTGCTAAACTACGCTACAAAGATCGCTTACGTGAGTAAAAATTTACACATTCACAAAACGCATGAAAACCTTGCAAAGAGGGAATTTATCGAGCATCTAGCTAGAACGCATAGCCATTTTTGTGATGTCGAGATCGCACTTGGCGAGTGCGGTTGTGAAAAAACAAAGAGCAATGTTTTTAAATTTTAA
- a CDS encoding Fur family transcriptional regulator gives MNARNFLEEHNIKATTLRIKLVEILQNAKTPLSYDEILESLDANKTTFYRSMEIFEKENLVIKTENNHKSYYELANEAKAYFICDVCHKVTNIDMPHLSVAKNIKSAVIKGVCDECDHE, from the coding sequence ATGAACGCGAGAAATTTCTTAGAAGAGCACAATATCAAGGCCACGACGCTTCGCATAAAGCTTGTTGAAATTTTACAAAACGCCAAAACGCCGCTAAGCTACGATGAAATTTTAGAGAGTCTTGACGCAAACAAGACGACCTTTTATAGAAGTATGGAAATTTTCGAAAAAGAAAATCTCGTGATAAAAACTGAAAACAACCACAAGAGCTACTACGAGCTAGCAAATGAGGCCAAAGCCTACTTCATCTGCGACGTCTGCCACAAGGTGACAAACATCGATATGCCCCACCTAAGCGTCGCTAAAAATATAAAAAGTGCCGTGATAAAGGGCGTTTGCGACGAATGTGATCACGAGTAA
- a CDS encoding DMT family transporter, translating to MRNLSAQNRADIALIVVAVVWGATFLPMANALKTNGVFVMLFCRFFLSAIFIGFVALKFTKKFDKKSVTHGIILGAVLFLSFAMQTYALKLTFSSSVAFITGLECVIVPFMAAIFFKNKISIFAILGAMIAIFGLWLLSGATLALGSGEALALICAIFYALYTTLNGHFVRKSELYLLVFVVFLTVSLLSFVFAFFEGSVVPKFDREFFIAIFITTVIGTIFCYFVQTIAQRYTTASKAALFFCLEPVSAGLIGYFFAGEILSIWQIFGAMLIIFGVIFSEFGKQICSKFKL from the coding sequence ATGAGAAATTTAAGCGCTCAAAACAGAGCTGATATCGCTCTTATCGTAGTTGCCGTCGTTTGGGGCGCTACGTTTTTACCCATGGCAAACGCGCTAAAGACAAATGGCGTCTTTGTCATGCTATTTTGCCGCTTTTTTCTCTCGGCTATCTTTATAGGCTTTGTCGCGCTTAAATTTACTAAGAAATTTGACAAAAAGAGCGTCACCCACGGCATTATCCTTGGAGCAGTGCTATTTTTGTCATTTGCCATGCAAACTTACGCTCTAAAGCTTACTTTTAGCTCGAGCGTCGCTTTTATCACGGGGCTTGAGTGCGTGATAGTGCCTTTTATGGCGGCTATCTTTTTTAAAAATAAGATAAGTATTTTTGCCATTTTAGGCGCTATGATCGCTATTTTTGGGCTTTGGCTCTTAAGTGGCGCCACGCTAGCACTTGGGAGCGGCGAGGCATTAGCGCTTATTTGCGCGATATTTTACGCACTTTATACTACGCTAAATGGCCACTTTGTAAGAAAGAGCGAGCTTTATTTGCTTGTCTTTGTGGTCTTTCTCACCGTCTCTTTGCTCTCGTTTGTCTTTGCGTTTTTTGAAGGTAGCGTTGTGCCAAAATTTGATAGGGAATTTTTCATAGCGATATTTATCACGACGGTGATTGGCACCATATTTTGCTACTTTGTGCAAACGATCGCTCAAAGATATACGACCGCTAGCAAGGCGGCCTTGTTTTTCTGCTTAGAGCCTGTCTCTGCTGGGCTAATAGGCTACTTTTTTGCTGGCGAGATACTTAGCATCTGGCAAATTTTTGGAGCCATGCTCATCATCTTTGGCGTCATTTTTAGCGAATTTGGCAAGCAAATTTGCTCTAAATTTAAGCTCTAA
- a CDS encoding replication/maintenance protein RepL: protein MGLEKEIYKALLGEKKVEIINLLCELSDENGFVMLKISDICEKLNVSKPTVISTFKLLEEKKIFERVKNGVYRFKNL from the coding sequence TTGGGGCTAGAAAAAGAAATTTACAAAGCGCTTCTTGGCGAGAAAAAGGTAGAGATCATAAATTTACTTTGCGAGCTAAGCGATGAAAATGGCTTTGTTATGCTTAAAATTTCAGACATTTGCGAGAAGCTAAATGTGAGCAAACCAACCGTGATAAGCACGTTTAAGCTACTTGAAGAGAAGAAAATTTTTGAGCGAGTAAAAAACGGGGTTTATAGGTTTAAAAATTTATAG
- a CDS encoding metal ABC transporter solute-binding protein, Zn/Mn family — MRKIIVFLAVCALSLFAKPVVTTSILPTKFFVEQIAGDTLDVNAMVGKGADPHTYEPKPKQMKELEKSELYFAIGIEFEDAWLDRFSKTFKNLRIVKTQEGIEKIAMSEEHEHHEHHEHKHEGEHKHEHHDHDGEHHHHHHDGLDPHIWLDPILVKTQADNIAKALIEKFPQNAKLYEENLAKFKASLDELDGFIKNELKDVKTREFIVYHPSWGYFAKRYDLEQIAIEIEGKEPKPAELKELIEEAKEHGVKVIFVAPQFPTKAANLIAKETGSKVVMIDQLPENWLVEMKKTAEIFAKSL, encoded by the coding sequence ATGAGAAAAATTATCGTTTTTTTAGCTGTTTGTGCTTTGTCTCTTTTTGCAAAGCCGGTTGTGACTACTAGCATACTGCCAACGAAATTTTTTGTCGAGCAGATCGCTGGAGATACGCTAGATGTAAATGCGATGGTTGGCAAAGGCGCTGACCCACACACCTATGAGCCAAAGCCAAAGCAAATGAAGGAGCTTGAAAAGAGCGAGCTTTACTTTGCTATCGGCATCGAGTTTGAGGACGCGTGGCTTGATCGCTTCTCAAAAACGTTTAAAAATTTACGCATCGTAAAGACGCAAGAGGGCATCGAAAAGATCGCTATGAGCGAGGAGCATGAACATCATGAACACCACGAGCACAAGCACGAGGGTGAGCATAAGCATGAGCATCATGACCACGATGGTGAGCACCATCACCACCACCATGACGGCCTTGACCCACACATCTGGCTTGACCCTATCCTAGTAAAAACTCAAGCTGATAACATCGCAAAGGCGCTAATAGAGAAATTCCCGCAAAATGCAAAGCTTTATGAGGAGAATTTGGCTAAATTTAAAGCTAGCCTTGACGAGCTTGATGGCTTTATTAAAAACGAGCTAAAAGATGTCAAAACTCGTGAATTTATCGTATATCACCCATCTTGGGGCTACTTTGCAAAGCGCTATGATTTAGAGCAAATAGCTATCGAGATAGAGGGCAAAGAGCCAAAGCCAGCTGAGCTAAAAGAGCTTATAGAAGAGGCTAAAGAGCACGGCGTAAAGGTCATTTTCGTGGCTCCACAATTCCCAACAAAGGCTGCAAATTTGATCGCAAAAGAGACTGGCTCAAAGGTCGTCATGATAGACCAACTGCCTGAAAACTGGCTAGTCGAGATGAAAAAAACGGCTGAAATTTTTGCTAAAAGTCTATAA
- a CDS encoding DUF1007 family protein yields MLARLIVICLLAINAFGCALCSLYSPTAHVSAKFVAQENNISQIAFTWTFSQNFSDLMKQNFDLNQDEKIDDKELRKIRLNLLDYLVPRHYLTEIEYYYKDENATKIEPNLNNYKLYFDEGRLKFDVSFKTNLVIADGLVVSVDMEDKEGYFNFKFTQNNAFLVGKSFWAIPNSNSNLIFFTFSSKEAAKAHNQKPALKELLKEPVVGASDENLSQIDKIDEAKFDIVSKTSLSLLDRLKQILRSVDYKSPLALLFLALISFGYGFLHAAGAGHGKVLTSSYFAATGGSYKRAFLFALKIGFLHVVGAFVFVFASFLLLREVSSDLTKDTASITTAFSGVVIFFVAIFMLVKKIKFYLSNKSETKFYIFRSNLSQNLSKNTKFKSECGCQICSTKKPKSKEEWLVAAAAALVPCPGTILVFVLANEIGSYFAGVISGLFMALGMSVVIFVAAVFGSKISTNIKLKKFKIYAEFAALGIMLWLGLFIFVTTFTQKSLF; encoded by the coding sequence ATGTTAGCACGCCTGATCGTCATTTGCCTACTAGCGATAAATGCCTTCGGGTGTGCTCTATGCTCGCTTTATAGCCCAACAGCTCACGTTAGCGCGAAATTTGTCGCACAAGAAAATAATATTAGCCAGATCGCTTTTACTTGGACCTTTTCGCAAAATTTCTCAGATCTTATGAAGCAAAATTTTGACCTCAATCAAGATGAAAAGATAGATGATAAAGAGCTTAGAAAGATCCGCTTAAATTTACTAGACTACCTCGTGCCAAGGCACTATCTAACGGAGATCGAGTATTATTACAAGGATGAAAACGCCACTAAAATAGAGCCAAATTTAAATAATTACAAGCTCTATTTTGACGAGGGCAGACTTAAATTTGACGTGAGTTTTAAGACAAATTTAGTGATCGCTGACGGACTTGTCGTGTCGGTTGATATGGAGGACAAAGAGGGCTATTTTAACTTCAAATTTACGCAAAATAACGCATTTTTGGTGGGTAAAAGCTTCTGGGCGATACCAAATTCAAACTCAAATTTGATATTTTTTACATTTTCAAGCAAAGAAGCAGCCAAAGCTCACAACCAAAAGCCAGCGCTTAAAGAGCTACTAAAAGAGCCAGTGGTAGGCGCGAGCGATGAGAATTTAAGCCAGATAGATAAGATCGACGAGGCTAAATTTGACATCGTCTCAAAAACTAGCCTAAGCTTGCTTGATAGGCTAAAGCAAATTTTAAGAAGCGTGGATTATAAAAGTCCGCTTGCCCTGCTATTTTTGGCACTTATATCATTTGGCTATGGCTTCTTGCACGCTGCTGGAGCAGGCCATGGCAAGGTGCTAACAAGCTCATATTTTGCCGCAACTGGAGGCAGCTACAAAAGGGCGTTTTTATTTGCCTTAAAGATCGGCTTTTTGCACGTCGTGGGCGCATTTGTCTTTGTCTTTGCTAGCTTTTTGCTGCTTCGTGAAGTAAGCAGCGACCTTACAAAGGACACCGCTAGCATAACGACTGCGTTTTCTGGCGTCGTGATCTTTTTTGTGGCGATTTTTATGCTTGTTAAAAAGATCAAATTTTACCTTTCAAACAAAAGTGAGACTAAATTTTATATTTTTAGATCAAATCTAAGCCAAAATTTGAGTAAAAATACAAAATTTAAAAGTGAATGTGGCTGTCAAATTTGCTCAACCAAAAAGCCAAAGAGCAAAGAGGAGTGGCTAGTAGCGGCTGCTGCGGCTCTTGTGCCCTGTCCTGGCACCATACTAGTTTTTGTGCTGGCAAATGAGATAGGCAGCTACTTTGCAGGCGTGATAAGTGGCCTGTTTATGGCGCTTGGCATGAGTGTGGTGATATTTGTAGCGGCAGTTTTTGGCTCAAAGATCAGCACGAACATTAAGCTAAAAAAGTTTAAAATCTATGCAGAATTTGCAGCCCTTGGCATCATGCTTTGGCTTGGACTTTTCATTTTTGTCACGACATTTACGCAAAAGAGTCTGTTTTGA
- a CDS encoding acyl-CoA thioesterase — protein MRDFIYHVTIPPQAIDMHGHMNNVYYFTLMQEAAFAHSAAVGDTVEAQYKRGEIWLIRKNEAKYIKSAKLMDKIEIHTYTQTEGKATSCRYFEFKKDGELIATGKTEFVYIDLKTNRPKAIPAEIIALYS, from the coding sequence ATGAGAGATTTTATATATCACGTCACCATCCCACCACAAGCCATCGACATGCACGGTCACATGAATAATGTCTATTATTTCACGCTTATGCAAGAGGCCGCATTTGCCCACTCTGCCGCTGTTGGCGACACGGTCGAGGCGCAGTATAAAAGGGGTGAAATTTGGCTCATCAGAAAAAATGAAGCAAAATATATAAAAAGCGCAAAGCTGATGGACAAGATAGAAATTCACACCTACACGCAAACTGAGGGCAAGGCGACATCTTGCAGATATTTTGAGTTTAAAAAGGATGGCGAGCTAATAGCAACTGGCAAGACAGAATTTGTCTATATCGATCTAAAGACAAACCGCCCAAAAGCTATCCCGGCTGAGATCATCGCGCTTTACTCGTGA
- a CDS encoding manganese efflux pump MntP, whose translation MQLLLLSFALSMDSAALNMANGARYKSLALGKILFIAFMLGFFQFLMPLLGYFLGISFAKFISSIDHFIAFFILCFLGFKMLKEACSSEAGESLSMDTKTIFIGAFATSIDALAVGVTLSFEAVSIFKSALIIGVVCFVLSLAAFYIGKFMGEILEKKALFLGGAILIFLGFKILITHLLEEGVI comes from the coding sequence ATGCAGCTTTTACTTCTTAGCTTCGCTCTTAGCATGGATAGCGCGGCTCTAAATATGGCAAACGGCGCAAGGTATAAAAGCCTTGCTCTTGGCAAAATTTTATTTATCGCTTTTATGCTTGGCTTTTTTCAGTTTCTCATGCCGCTTCTTGGCTATTTTCTTGGCATTAGCTTTGCTAAATTTATAAGCTCCATTGATCACTTCATCGCATTTTTTATACTTTGTTTTCTTGGCTTTAAAATGCTAAAAGAGGCCTGTAGCAGCGAGGCTGGCGAGTCATTAAGTATGGATACTAAGACCATTTTTATAGGTGCATTTGCCACGAGCATCGACGCGCTTGCCGTTGGCGTCACGCTTAGCTTTGAAGCGGTTAGTATATTTAAAAGCGCGCTCATCATCGGCGTAGTCTGCTTTGTGTTAAGCCTAGCCGCCTTTTACATCGGTAAATTTATGGGTGAAATTTTAGAGAAAAAGGCGCTATTTTTAGGTGGCGCGATACTTATATTTCTAGGCTTTAAAATTTTGATCACCCACCTGCTAGAAGAGGGCGTGATCTAA
- a CDS encoding flavocytochrome c → MKNSGLSRRDFVKFSAIGATALGMGATNLMASPMNEKDVKWDEEYDVVIIGSGFAALAAGVTSAKKGNKVVLIEKMGRTGGNSVINGGIFAVPNSDMQKKAGIKDSTELFIKDCLKAGRGINHVDLLAKIGERAQDAYKLTLDCGAKYIDQITHAGGHSVPRSLQTEVGSGAGIVLPMTATFEKLEGASIKKRTKFDDFVFDDKGAVVGVIVRENYKFDGSLMSDDVENKGGDTKYIKAKKGVVLAAGGFCRDKIFRRLQDPRITPETDSTNQPGSTAGALLAAFRAGAYPVQPSWIQYGPWGCADETGFGVGSMFNVNGAFPFGISVNPRTGKRYMNELADRRTRTEAMFKVIHEKGEDDKNFPINFCDSRALPHMLPAHYEKAIAAGICKKFDTLDALAAEYKIPVDELKKTVARYNEFVKKGVDEDFGKPVVATTTKGIDISVPPFYAERGTPKVHHTMGGLNINTKAQVMNSQTAMPIPNLYAAGEITGGVHGASRLGSVAITDCLTFGMIAAETIG, encoded by the coding sequence ATGAAAAATTCAGGTTTATCTAGAAGAGATTTTGTGAAATTTAGCGCTATCGGAGCCACGGCACTTGGCATGGGCGCTACAAATTTAATGGCCAGCCCAATGAACGAAAAAGATGTCAAATGGGACGAGGAGTATGACGTAGTCATCATCGGCTCAGGCTTTGCGGCTCTTGCAGCTGGTGTGACATCAGCCAAAAAAGGCAACAAAGTTGTCTTGATCGAAAAGATGGGTCGCACAGGTGGCAACTCTGTCATCAACGGCGGAATTTTTGCCGTTCCAAATAGCGACATGCAAAAGAAAGCTGGCATCAAAGATAGCACAGAGCTATTTATCAAAGACTGCTTGAAAGCAGGACGCGGCATCAACCACGTTGATCTTTTGGCAAAGATCGGCGAGAGAGCGCAAGATGCCTACAAGCTCACACTTGATTGTGGTGCAAAATATATCGATCAGATCACTCACGCAGGTGGTCACTCAGTGCCAAGAAGTCTTCAAACAGAGGTCGGCAGCGGCGCTGGCATCGTGCTCCCTATGACTGCGACATTTGAAAAATTAGAAGGCGCGTCGATCAAAAAAAGGACAAAATTTGATGATTTCGTCTTTGACGACAAGGGCGCAGTTGTGGGCGTCATCGTCAGAGAAAACTATAAATTTGATGGTAGTTTGATGAGTGACGACGTCGAAAACAAAGGCGGCGATACAAAATATATAAAAGCCAAAAAAGGCGTTGTGCTAGCAGCTGGTGGCTTTTGTAGAGATAAAATTTTTAGACGCCTTCAAGATCCAAGGATCACACCTGAGACAGACTCAACAAACCAACCAGGCTCAACAGCGGGCGCACTTTTAGCGGCATTTAGAGCGGGTGCTTATCCAGTTCAGCCAAGCTGGATACAATACGGCCCTTGGGGATGTGCCGATGAGACAGGCTTTGGCGTGGGATCGATGTTTAACGTAAATGGAGCTTTTCCATTTGGAATTTCAGTCAATCCAAGAACTGGCAAACGCTACATGAATGAGCTAGCTGACCGCAGGACAAGAACTGAAGCGATGTTTAAAGTCATCCATGAAAAAGGTGAAGACGATAAAAACTTCCCTATCAACTTCTGCGACTCAAGAGCCCTTCCTCACATGCTCCCAGCTCACTATGAAAAGGCTATCGCAGCTGGAATTTGCAAGAAATTTGACACACTTGATGCCTTGGCAGCTGAGTATAAGATCCCAGTTGATGAGCTCAAAAAAACAGTCGCAAGATACAACGAATTTGTCAAAAAGGGCGTTGATGAGGACTTTGGCAAGCCAGTTGTTGCGACTACAACAAAGGGCATTGATATCTCAGTTCCGCCGTTTTACGCAGAGCGTGGCACGCCAAAAGTTCACCACACAATGGGCGGCCTAAATATCAACACAAAAGCCCAAGTCATGAACTCTCAAACAGCTATGCCTATACCAAATTTATATGCAGCTGGCGAGATCACTGGTGGCGTTCACGGAGCCAGCCGTCTAGGATCAGTGGCTATTACTGATTGCTTGACATTTGGCATGATCGCTGCTGAGACTATCGGCTAA
- a CDS encoding DUF4197 domain-containing protein, with the protein MKRSLVILCGALALNLQAASMDDMINKGVKIATHASSGDYKSLVSEALNAAVSELSKEGFINNATAKIPLPKSLEMASNLAKKVGGEKWAQDLSKSINNAATTAVPKAAEIFSESIKNMSEADVKKLFNGGSDSVTKYLQQSSSQKLKAAFTPIIEKMMSDNSFATAYNGLNSFIGGSAKNNETIKSVKSLAKNLGASEYVPDESEDLNAYITRKTLDGLFNVMSEKEKGLRSGFSLDSGKKVLDSIFK; encoded by the coding sequence ATGAAAAGATCTCTTGTTATTCTTTGTGGCGCGCTTGCTTTAAATTTGCAAGCTGCAAGCATGGATGATATGATAAATAAAGGCGTGAAAATCGCCACTCACGCATCAAGTGGCGACTATAAAAGCTTAGTTAGCGAGGCACTAAATGCAGCTGTGAGCGAGCTTTCAAAAGAGGGCTTTATAAACAACGCCACAGCTAAAATCCCACTCCCAAAAAGCCTTGAAATGGCGTCAAATTTAGCCAAAAAAGTGGGCGGAGAGAAGTGGGCGCAGGACCTTAGCAAGTCGATAAATAACGCTGCGACCACAGCTGTGCCAAAGGCTGCTGAAATTTTTAGTGAGAGCATAAAAAATATGAGCGAGGCTGATGTTAAAAAGCTCTTTAATGGCGGCAGCGATAGCGTTACGAAGTATTTGCAGCAAAGCTCCAGCCAAAAGCTAAAGGCGGCATTTACGCCGATAATTGAAAAAATGATGAGTGATAATAGCTTTGCAACAGCCTATAATGGGCTAAATTCTTTCATCGGCGGCTCAGCTAAAAACAACGAAACGATAAAATCAGTCAAAAGCCTAGCTAAAAATTTAGGCGCAAGCGAATATGTGCCAGATGAGAGCGAGGATCTAAACGCATATATCACGAGAAAGACGCTAGATGGGCTATTTAACGTGATGAGCGAGAAGGAAAAGGGGCTAAGAAGCGGCTTTAGCCTAGATAGCGGTAAAAAGGTGCTTGACTCGATCTTTAAATGA
- a CDS encoding class I SAM-dependent methyltransferase yields MQNLWDKKASNYQRFDGKISAIQQQIFGKALAWGVDFSGKDILDIGCGTGVWSIFLSKTAKHITGIDSSEKMIEILNEDAKRFGVTNLTSEVCSWREFKPLRHFDIAICTMSPAIASDEDFLKFQNCAKQKLYLGWDKPRSSDLLEPFFEKFGRVLSQKNVVDRLEAWLNEQGIAYKSQILNETRIARRSVQEAAENICWHLEINGAKNYDEKTVLAMLKERFEGEFIDEKIDSQMKLFVF; encoded by the coding sequence ATGCAAAATTTATGGGATAAAAAGGCGTCAAACTACCAAAGATTTGACGGCAAGATCAGCGCTATCCAGCAGCAAATTTTTGGTAAAGCCTTGGCTTGGGGAGTTGATTTTAGCGGCAAAGATATCCTTGATATCGGCTGTGGCACGGGCGTTTGGAGCATATTTTTATCAAAAACGGCTAAACATATAACTGGCATCGATAGCTCAGAAAAGATGATAGAAATTTTAAACGAGGACGCAAAGAGATTTGGCGTGACAAATTTAACCAGCGAGGTTTGCTCGTGGAGAGAATTTAAGCCCCTTAGGCACTTTGATATCGCCATTTGCACGATGAGTCCAGCCATTGCGAGCGATGAAGACTTTTTGAAATTTCAAAACTGTGCCAAACAAAAGCTCTATCTTGGCTGGGACAAGCCTAGAAGCTCTGATCTGCTTGAGCCATTTTTTGAAAAATTTGGCCGCGTGCTCTCTCAAAAAAATGTCGTAGATAGGCTCGAAGCGTGGCTAAATGAGCAAGGCATCGCTTATAAGAGTCAAATTTTAAACGAAACTAGGATCGCTAGACGAAGCGTGCAAGAAGCAGCTGAAAATATCTGCTGGCACCTTGAGATAAACGGAGCTAAAAACTACGATGAAAAGACGGTTTTAGCGATGTTAAAAGAGAGATTTGAGGGCGAGTTTATAGATGAGAAAATAGACTCACAAATGAAGCTTTTTGTCTTTTAG
- a CDS encoding diacylglycerol kinase, which translates to MRNQPEYKFFKNFGYAREGLAEIFKNEKSFRIEICIFLIAAISLFFWKFDLIFNLFLIFSMAFVLVCECLNSGLERVTDLASPDYHALAKAAKDAGSAAVMIANFLCGALWCVAIGYKIWG; encoded by the coding sequence ATGAGAAACCAGCCAGAGTATAAATTTTTTAAAAATTTTGGCTACGCAAGAGAGGGTTTGGCTGAAATTTTTAAAAATGAAAAGAGCTTTCGCATAGAAATTTGCATATTTTTGATAGCTGCGATCTCGCTATTTTTTTGGAAATTTGACCTTATTTTTAATCTATTTTTGATCTTTAGCATGGCATTTGTGCTAGTTTGCGAGTGCTTAAACTCGGGCCTAGAGCGAGTGACTGATCTTGCAAGCCCAGACTATCACGCCCTAGCAAAGGCGGCAAAAGACGCTGGAAGTGCGGCTGTGATGATCGCAAATTTCTTATGTGGCGCGCTTTGGTGCGTGGCGATAGGATATAAAATTTGGGGCTAG